One genomic window of Thermococcus indicus includes the following:
- the cmr6 gene encoding type III-B CRISPR module RAMP protein Cmr6 — protein MRRNFKDSAWGNRRPDRKSRGFHRKVRRKGESRNRNACYYLPRDTLSALEISNPSEKFLNTKDVKNLSLLLDKFAPYSKEKGLVNDCHSENPKASGNVLKTLLGEIKVPGEAVSLYKDYFRLYEMFVNSIGAEKEILASRTRLVVGLGDESVYETSIRLLRNYGVPYIPGSALKGITRAWATEMMAELLDGAGGFSGDFYERAGQVQKFLSEGKAGKFPENSEVTPSGEIEEFVNTVGVGNSPRRIAEKLVELFGTTKNRGKAIFLDALPVPPGRGDWHLFEWDIMNPHYGPYYQRGEPPGDWHSPVPVIFLTVKAKTPFLFGVAGEMKETAWELLKLAIENHGVGAKTTLGYGRFNVP, from the coding sequence ATGAGGAGAAACTTCAAAGACAGCGCGTGGGGGAACAGGAGACCCGATAGAAAAAGCCGAGGCTTCCACCGTAAGGTGAGGAGGAAGGGGGAAAGCAGGAATCGAAACGCCTGCTACTATCTCCCAAGAGACACCTTGAGTGCCCTTGAAATCTCCAACCCGAGTGAAAAGTTCCTAAACACCAAAGACGTCAAAAACCTCTCCCTGCTCCTCGACAAGTTTGCCCCCTATTCCAAAGAAAAGGGCTTAGTAAACGACTGCCACTCCGAAAACCCCAAGGCCAGCGGGAACGTTCTCAAAACCCTCCTCGGGGAAATAAAGGTGCCTGGAGAAGCAGTCTCGCTGTACAAGGACTACTTCAGGCTCTATGAAATGTTTGTGAACAGTATCGGGGCGGAAAAAGAAATCCTTGCTTCAAGGACGAGGCTCGTGGTTGGCCTCGGCGATGAGAGCGTCTATGAGACCAGCATAAGGCTCCTCAGGAACTACGGCGTTCCCTACATCCCCGGCTCGGCACTGAAGGGAATAACGAGGGCATGGGCAACGGAGATGATGGCGGAGCTGTTGGATGGGGCCGGTGGTTTCAGCGGGGACTTCTACGAGCGCGCGGGCCAGGTTCAGAAGTTTCTCAGCGAGGGAAAAGCCGGGAAATTTCCGGAGAATTCTGAAGTAACTCCCTCCGGAGAGATTGAGGAGTTCGTGAACACCGTTGGGGTCGGAAATAGCCCCAGAAGAATAGCAGAGAAACTCGTTGAACTCTTTGGAACGACTAAAAACCGGGGCAAGGCCATCTTCCTCGATGCTCTGCCGGTTCCTCCTGGCAGGGGCGACTGGCACCTTTTCGAGTGGGACATAATGAACCCCCACTACGGGCCGTACTACCAGAGAGGTGAACCTCCAGGCGACTGGCACAGCCCCGTTCCGGTAATCTTCCTGACGGTAAAGGCCAAAACGCCGTTCCTCTTTGGAGTCGCTGGCGAGATGAAGGAGACCGCCTGGGAACTGCTCAAACTGGCCATCGAAAATCACGGCGTTGGGGCTAAAACGACCCTCGGCTACGGGCGTTTCAACGTTCCCTGA
- the cmr4 gene encoding type III-B CRISPR module RAMP protein Cmr4 yields MKSLVLGLYAVTPLHPGSGSEISVIDLPIQRERHTGFPVIWGQSLKGVLRSAFGDYELESREESGQKLREIIKAELLEIEKKLKSDIPEEEVKELITRKTELENLLLSPPMTTAIFGPPTNRASEHAGAIAVGDAKILLFPVRSANGVFAYVTSPMVLERFKRDLQLAGRNADFEVPAVGKGKALVTGNSDVENNGRVILEELVLDVEDRVDEKVIDAIKLVLPEGIDVSRRIVIVDDDVFSTFVRLSTEIVARVAIDASKGTVKQGGLWYEEFLPSDTLLYSVIIVGNPRGGALKSEEEVEETLRGFITDTRYLQVGGDETVGKGFVLAKPG; encoded by the coding sequence ATGAAGAGCCTAGTCTTGGGTCTCTACGCCGTGACTCCCCTGCACCCGGGGAGCGGCTCGGAGATAAGCGTTATCGACCTGCCGATACAGAGGGAAAGACACACCGGCTTTCCCGTGATATGGGGTCAGAGCCTCAAGGGTGTTCTCAGGAGTGCATTCGGAGATTATGAACTTGAAAGTAGGGAAGAAAGCGGACAGAAGCTCCGGGAGATCATTAAAGCAGAGCTCTTAGAGATAGAGAAGAAACTAAAATCTGACATACCCGAAGAAGAAGTCAAGGAGCTGATAACAAGGAAAACCGAGCTAGAAAATCTCCTTCTCTCACCACCGATGACGACGGCAATATTCGGACCCCCAACCAACAGAGCCAGCGAACACGCGGGAGCGATAGCTGTCGGCGACGCGAAGATACTCCTCTTCCCTGTCAGGAGCGCAAATGGCGTCTTCGCCTACGTCACCAGCCCGATGGTGCTTGAGCGGTTTAAGAGAGACCTCCAGCTCGCGGGCCGCAACGCTGATTTTGAAGTCCCTGCGGTCGGGAAGGGCAAGGCGCTCGTTACCGGTAATTCCGACGTTGAAAACAACGGCAGGGTAATTCTTGAGGAGCTGGTTCTCGACGTTGAGGACAGGGTTGACGAGAAGGTGATAGATGCAATCAAACTCGTCCTCCCGGAGGGCATCGACGTTTCCAGGAGGATCGTCATAGTGGACGACGACGTCTTCTCAACCTTCGTGAGGCTCTCCACCGAGATAGTGGCAAGGGTTGCGATAGACGCCTCGAAGGGGACGGTAAAGCAGGGTGGCCTCTGGTACGAGGAGTTCCTACCCAGCGATACGCTGCTCTACTCTGTGATAATCGTTGGCAACCCAAGGGGAGGGGCGCTGAAGAGCGAAGAGGAAGTAGAAGAGACTCTGAGGGGATTCATCACGGATACCAGATACCTCCAGGTCGGGGGCGACGAGACTGTTGGGAAGGGCTTCGTTCTGGCGAAGCCGGGGTGA
- the cmr5 gene encoding type III-B CRISPR module-associated protein Cmr5: MRMDIKTLDQERAEFAYRSVLEVANLSVKDSKGNDRGSEVGSKYRSYVKSAPVLILTNGLGQALAFYRSKIKPEANIVGPNENTDNQNNSVLYTKLPEWIIKMMTETKTDKTPKFSADRLAYAYLYKHIAEWLGERGLTDGKDPLKAYTEKNALNAVLLTEETIAFLNWLRRFADAMLEEDKESGEGA; this comes from the coding sequence ATGAGGATGGACATCAAGACGCTTGACCAGGAGCGGGCCGAGTTCGCCTACAGGAGCGTTCTTGAAGTTGCAAACCTCTCAGTAAAGGACAGTAAAGGCAATGATAGAGGCTCTGAGGTTGGGAGCAAGTACCGCTCTTACGTCAAGAGTGCCCCTGTGCTGATCCTCACCAACGGCCTTGGGCAGGCGCTGGCCTTTTACAGATCAAAAATAAAACCTGAAGCTAACATTGTTGGACCTAATGAGAACACAGACAATCAGAATAATTCAGTACTCTACACTAAGCTTCCAGAATGGATAATCAAGATGATGACTGAGACCAAAACTGATAAGACACCAAAGTTCTCAGCTGACAGACTTGCTTATGCCTACCTCTACAAGCACATAGCCGAGTGGCTCGGCGAGAGGGGTCTCACCGACGGAAAGGACCCGCTGAAGGCCTACACCGAGAAGAACGCCCTCAATGCTGTCCTTTTGACCGAGGAGACCATAGCCTTTCTCAACTGGTTGAGACGCTTCGCAGATGCGATGCTGGAGGAGGACAAGGAAAGCGGTGAAGGGGCATGA